The following nucleotide sequence is from Streptomyces pactum.
ACGGTCGCCTCCCCCTCCCAGACGCCGGGGGTGCGCCGGGCCAGGACGTCCGTCAGCTGCCCGGGGTCGGCCAGCAGGTCCGCCACGGGCCGCCCGCACACGTCCGCCGCCCGGTGGCCCAGCACCGCCTCGGCCGCCGGCGTCCAGCCCACCAGGGCGCCGCCGCGGTCCACGACGGCCACGGCGGTGTCATGGACGGCGAAGGAACAGCCGTCGTCACCCTTGGCACTGTGCATGCGAAACACACATCCCGTTTCTCGGCCGGTTCCCAGGATCTCAGCGCAGCCCGGGGCGCACGATTCCAGCGGCGCCCGGGTCCCCCATCCGGGCCGCCGCCGGGCGGGGCGGCGGCCGGCACCCCGGTCCGCCGGGGCGGAACACGCCCGCGCCGGTACGGGCCTCGGGCCCGCTCCGGTACGGCTCCGGGCCGGAGGTGGTACGGGCCTCGGGCCGGTGGCGCAGGGCCGCGCCCGTCCCCGGGGGTCGCGTCCGCCGGACGCCGTGACGGCCCTGCCCGGCGGCGTCCGCGTCCGCGCCCGTGCCGGGGAGCGGGGGCCGGCCGGTCAGCTTCGCGGTCGGCGGGGTCCGTCGTTCAGGTGGTGGCGGGGTGCCGCGACGGCCGGTCGGGGCCGGATGCGGCACGGTGGCCGGATGCGTCACCGTTTGCTCTCTCTCGCCCTGCTCTGTCTGCTGCCCGGCGCGGCCGGCTGCGTCACGGTCACCGGCGACGGGTCCCCCGGCCCGCGTCCGGCCGGCCAATCGGCGCCGCGGTCCACGGCCCGGGCCACCGACCCGGCGCACTCGCCCGGGCGGACGCCGGCCGCCCCGGCGGCCGGTGAGGCCGGCCGCGCCCCCGGCGACCGGGGAGGCCCGGCGCGGGAGCCGGCCCCCGACCGGTCGCCCGCCGCCGGTCCGGCGCCCGCGGCGCCCACCGCGCCGCGCGTTCCGCCGACCGCCGCCGGCCCGGCACCGCGGCTGCCCCGCGGGGTGCTGCCGGAGGGCATGTCGATGCGCCGGCTGTGCGATCTGGCGGGTTCCCGGCTCTCCCCGGAGCAGCTGCGGGTGTGCCGCCAGCTCGACGGCTCCTGACCGCCCGGTGGGAACGGCGGGCCCGGCGTGCCCGAAACAGGACCGGTGGGACCGGTGCGGTCCTACGGCCGGGCCCGGCGGGGGCCGGTGGCCCGTCACCACCGGAGCCCGGCGGGGGCCGGCGGCCGGCGGGACGGAACCCGGCGGCCGGCTGGTCGCACCGGAACGAACGGCGTCCGCGGGCGCGGCGTCGCACCGCACGCCGGGTCCCGGGGCGGACGCCCCGGTTCCGCCGTCCACCCGCCCCGGGGGCGTCCGGCGCACCCCTCGTCCGGGCCGTACCGGCGGGGGCGCCGCCGTCGGTACGGCGCCGGTCCGGCGGTCGCGGCCGGGCCGGCTCACCCGCCCCGGGGCGGGGACGGTTCCGGGCGGCGCCGGTGGGGCGCGGCCCGCCCTGTCCCGTTCCCGGCCGACGGCCGGGGCGCGGCGGGGCCGCACGGTCTCCCGGTGCCGGGCCGGCGGCCGTGCCCCCGGCTCGGGGCGGTCCGTCACCGCGTGCGCGGGGTGGCCGGCACCGCACGGCTCCGGGCGGACGCTCCGCCGGGGCATGGCCGGGGACGTGACGGGTACCGGTGTCACCGTGTACGCACTGCTCCCCGGCCCCGCCCGGCACCCCCCGGCCGCGGCGGATTCGCCCCGCTGCCGGGCGGGCCCCGGGGCACCCCGCGACGGGGCGTTCCCGTCCCGGTGCCCGTCCCTGCGCCCCCGCGCGGGCCCGCGGTGACCGGCGGATCCCCCGGACCCCCACCCCGGCCCCCTCGGACCCTCCCGAATCCCCCTGAACCCTTCCGGAAGAGGCAGACACCACCGCCATGACCAGCACCATGCCCACCATCACCCTGAACAACGGCGTCCGTGTCCCGCAGCTGGGCTTCGGCGTCTTCCAGGTGCCCGACGACGAGACCGCCACGGCCGTCGGCCGGGCCCTGGAGGCCGGCTACCGCAGCATCGACACCGCGGCGGCCTACCGCAACGAGAAGGGCGTCGGCGACGCCATCGCCGCGTCGGGCCTGCCGCGCGAGGAGCTGTTCGTCACCACCAAGGTGTGGAACGACGACCAGGGTTACGACGCGACCCTCGCCGCCTTCGACGCCAGCGTGAGGCAGCTGCGGCTGGATTACGTGGACCTCTACCTGATCCACTGGCCGGTCCCGGCCCGCGACCGCTACCTGGACACCTGGCGCGCCCTGGAGCGGCTGCTCGCCGAGGAGCGGGTGCGCGCCATCGGCGTCTCCAACTTCCGGCCCGCCCATCTGCGCCGCGTGATCGAGGAGTCCGGCACCGTTCCCGCCGTCAACCAGATCGAGCTGCACCCCCGGCTCCAGCAGTCGGAGCTGCGCGCGGTGCACGCCGAACACGGCATCGCCACCGAGGCGTGGAGCCCGCTGGCGCAGGGCGGGGTGCTGACCGCCCCGGCGGTCACCCGGCTCGCCGAGCGGTACGGCCGCACCCCCGCGCAGATCGTGCTCCGCTGGCACCTGCAACTGGGCAACATCGTCATCCCCAAGTCCGTCACCCCCGAGCGCATCCGGGAGAACATCGACATCCTGGGCTTCACCCTCGGTGAGCAGGACCTCGCCGAGATCGCCGCGCTGGACGACGGCACCCGCATCGGCCCCGACCCGGACACCTTCGGCTGACCCGCCCGCGGCCCGGCGAGAACCATCCCGCCCGAGCACGGAGGCCAGGTCGTAGGTGACCGGTTCCTCCAGCTGGGCGTAGGTGCACGAGCGCGGATCCCGGTCCGGGCGCCAGCGCCGGAACTGGGTGGTGTGCCGGAACCGGTCGCCCTGCATGTGGTCGTAGCCCACCTCGCACACCCGCTCGCAGCGGAGCGGGACCCAGGCCAGGTCCTTGCCCCCGGACCACCGGCTGGGCGCCCCGGGCAGCCGGCCGGCGGCGTGCGCCTCCTCGTCCGCCCACCGGGCCCACGGATGTCCCTCGGGCGATTCCATCCGCAGCGGCGCCAGCTCCTCCACCAGCTCGCTCCGCCGGCGCATCGGGAAGGCGGCGCAGACCCCCACGTGCTGGAGCCGGCCGGCCGTGTCGTACAGGCCCAGCAGCAGCGAGCCGACCACCGGGCCGGACTTGTGGTAGCGGTACCCGGCCACCACGCAGTCCGCGGTCCGCTCGTGCTTGATCTTGTACATCACCCGGGCGTCGGGCCGGTACGGCTGGTCCGGCGGTTTGGCGACCACCCCGTCCAGGCCCGCGCCCTCGTACCGCTCGAACCACTCCCGGGCCACCGCGACATCGGTGGTGGCGGGCGCCACGAACACCGGCGGGCGCACCCCGCCCAGCGCCTCCTCCAGCGCGGCCCGGCGCCGGGTGAGCGGCGCGTCCAGCAGTGCCGCGTCGCCCAGCGCGAGCAGGTCGAACACGACCAGGGCGGCGGGGGTGCGCTCGGCGAGCATGCGCACCCGGGAGTCGGCGGGGTGGATCCGTTCGGTCAGCCGGTCGAAGTCCAGCCGGCCCTCGTGGGCGATCACCAGCTCCCCGTCCACCACGCACCGCTCCGGCAGCTCGTCCCGCACCGCCGCGACCACCTCGGGGAAGTACCGGGTCAGCGGCTTGCCGGTGCGGCTGCCGATGACCACCTCCGGGCCGTCCCGGTGGACGATCGCCCGGAAGCCGTCCCACTTCGCCTCGTAGTGCATGCCCGAGGGGATCCTCGCCACCGGCCGGGCGAGCATCGGCTTCACCGGCGGCATGACCGGAAGGTCCATACCGCGATTGTGCCGCCCGCCCGGCCCGTACGCCCGGCGGCCGTCCGGCGTGCGGCCCTGTGCCTGCGCGCCTACCGTGGCGGGCATGGGCGAAGCGGTGGAGTTGCGGGCGGGCGAGCACACCGTGCGGCTGTCGAACCCGGACAAGGTCTACTTCCCGGAGAGCGGATACACCAAGCTGGACGTGGCGCGGTACTTCCTGGCCGTCGCCCCGGGCGTCACCCGGGCGCTGTACGACCGGCCCACCACCCTGGAGCGCTTCCCCGACGGCATCACCGGGGAGTCCTTCTTCCAGAAGCGCGCGCCCCGCAACCACCCCGACTGGCTGCGCACCGCCACCATCTCCTTCCCCAGCGGCCGGCACGCCGACGAGCTGTGCCCCACCGGGGTGGAGGCGGTGATCTGGGCCGTCAACCTCGGCTGCCTCACCTTCCACCCCTGGCCGGTGCGGAGCGGGCGCCTGGACCACCCCGACGAACTGCGGATCGACCTCGACCCGCAGCCGGGCACCGGTTTCGCCCAGGCGGTGCGCGTCGCCGGGGAACTGCACGGGCTGCTCGACGAACTCGGCCTGCGCGGCTGGCCCAAGACCTCCGGCGGCCGGGGGCTGCACGTCTTCGTCCCCATCGAGCCCCGCTGGACCTTCACCGAGGTGCGGCGCGCCGCCATCACCCTGGGCCGCGAGCTGGAGCGCCGGATGCCCGGTGAGGTGACCACCGCCTGGTGGAAGGAGGAGCGCGGCGAGCGGATCTTCGTGGACTACAACCAGACCGCCCGCGACCGCACCATCGCCTCCGCCTACTCGGTGCGGCCCCGCCCGCACGCCCCGGTGTCCGCCCCGCTGCGCTGGCCGGAGGTGGCCGACGCCGACCCCGCCGACTTCGACCTGGCGACCATGCCGGGCCGGTTCGCCGAGCTGGGCGACGTGCACGCCGACATGGCCGACCACGCCTACGCGCTGGACGGCCTGCTGGAGAAGGCCGACCGCGACGAACGGGACCACGGACTCGGGGACCTGCCCTATCCGCCGGACCACCCGAAGATGCCCGGGGAGCCCCGGCGCGTCCAGCCCAGCCGGGCCCGGCCGGCCGAGTGACCGCTTCCGCGCCCGGCCCCTGCCGGGTCCCGCGGAACGCTCCTCGGCGGCCTGCCGGGACCCTCTCCGGGCCCCGGGCCTCGCGGGCTCTCCCTCCCGGGGGCTGCCGGGCGGTCCCCTCTCTGCGTCGGCGCGCTTCCCCGGGCCTCGCGGGCCCGTCCCGGGGCGCGGTCCCGGCCCCCGTCCGCGGGGTTGCGGCTCCCTCACCGGGCCCCGGCCACCAGGGCCCCGCCCCGGCGGCGTTCACCGCGCGGGCAGCGGCTGCTCGGTCCAGATGACCTTCCCGGTGGGCGTGTAACGGGTGCCCCAGCGCTCCGCCAGCTGGGCGACGAGGAACAGCCCGCGCCCGCCCTCGTCCATGGTCGTGGCCCGGCGCAGGTGCGGTGAGGTGCTGCTGCCGTCGGCGACCTCGCAGATCAGCGAGCGGTCCAGGATCAGCCGGGCGCGGATCGGGCTCCCGCCGTACCGGATGGCGTTGGTGACCAGCTCGCTGAGGATCAGCTCGGTGGTGAACGCCTCCTCGGCCAGCCCCCACGCGGCGAGGCGCCCGGAGACCGCGGTGCGCACCTCGGCCACCGCCGCCGGGTCGGCGGGCACGGCCCACTCGGCGATCCGGTCCGCCGGGACCGAACGGGTCCGGGCCACCAGCAGGGCGATGTCGTCCTCGGGCCGCTCCGGGAGCAGCGCCCGCAGCAGCTGCCGGCAGATCTCCTCCGGGTCCTGCTCCCCGCGGGCGAGCACCTCGCGGAGGGTGTCGAGCCCGACGTCGATGTCCCGGCCCCGCTGCTCGACCAGCCCGTCGGTGTACAGCACCAGCCGGCTGCCCGCCGCCAGCGGCAGTTCGACGGACTCGAAGGGGAACCCGGACAGTCCGAGCGGCGGCCCCGCCGGCACCTCGGCGAACCGCACCGAACCGTCGGGGTCCACCACGGCGGGCGGCGGATGCCCGGCCCGGGCGACGGTGCACACCCGGGCGACCGGATCGTAGATCGCGTACAGACAGGTGGCCCCGGTCAGCCCGTCGCTGCCGGTGCCCGGCTCGTCGTGGTCGATGTGGAGCGCGAGGTCGTTGAGGTGGCCCAGCAGCTCGTCGGGGGCCATGTCCAGCGCGGAGAAGTTGTGCACCGCGGTGCGCAGCCGGCCCATGGTGGCGGCGGCGTGCAGCCCGTGTCCCACCACGTCCCCGACCACCAGCGCCGCCCGGGCGCCGGGCAGCGGGATCACGTCGAACCAGTCGCCGCCCACCCCCGCCTGCGCGGGCAGGTAGCGGTAGGCGACGTCCAGGGCGTTCTGCTCCGGCAGCCCGCTGGGCAGCAGGCTCTGCTGGAGGGTCTCCGCCATGGTGTGCTCGCGGGTGTAGCGGCGGGCGTTGTCGATGCACGCCGCGGCGTGCGCGGCCACCTCCTCGGCCAGTGACAGGTCGTCCTCCTCGAAGGGTTCCGGCCGCTCCGAGCGCCAGAAGTTCACCACGCCCAGCACCACGTTCCGGGACCGCAGGGGGACCGCGATCAGCGAGTGGATGCCGTACTCCACGATCGCCCGCGCCCGTTCCGGATCCTGCGCGTGCCAGCCGGGGGAGGTGCGCAGATCCGCCGCCAGCACCCCGCGCGCCCCCGCCACCCCCCGCGCCTGCGGCGTGCTGGTCACGAAGCGGATCGGCTCCCCCTCCGGGTAGAGCGGGCAGTCCTCCCGGATGCCGTGCAGCGCGATGCGCCGCATGCCGGCCGGGTGCCCGGGCACCGGCTCCTCGCCCTCCGGCACCCCCTCGACCAGGTCCACGGTGGTGAAGTCGGCGAGGTCCGGAACGGTGGTCTCGGCCAGTTCCCGGGCGGTGCGCACCACGTCCAGGGTGGTGCCGATGGTGACGCTGCTGTCGTACAGCAGCCGCAGCCGGTCCCGCGCCATCGCCGCCTCGCCCGACAGCTCGTGCAGCTCGGTGGTGTCGCGCAGGGTCGCCACGACCCCCACCGGGCCGCCGGCGCGCTGCGCGGGCCGGTTGCTGACCGCCAGCAGCCGGCCCCCGGCCGCGATCACCTCGTCGGTGGCGACCCGGCCGCTGACCAGCATCTGTGTCATCCGGGGGTGCAGGCCCAGGTCGGTGACGGCCCGGCCCTCGGCGTCCGCGGGCAGCTCCAGCAGCCGGCGGGCCTCGTCGTTGGCGAGCAGCAGCCGCCGGTCGCCGACGATCAGGACGCCCTCCCGGACCGCGTGCAGCACCGCGTCGTAGTGCTCGTACATCCGGGCCATCTCGGCCGGGCCGAGACCGTGCGTCTGCCGGCTCAGCCGGCGGGCCGCCAGCACGATGCCGCCGGTCGCCAGGAGCAGGCCGATCGCGGCGCCGCCGAGCAGCACCGGCAGCTGGTCGTGGACCACGTCGCCCACGGAGCTGGCGAGCACCCCGGCCGACACCAGCCCCACCACCTCGCCCTCGGCGTTCTCCACCGGCACGGTGGCCTGGAGCAGCCGGCCGATGTCGCTGTCCACCATCTCGGTGACCGGCTGTCCGGACAGCGGGGTGTCGATGTCGCCGACGAACCTCTTCCCGATCAGCTTCGGGTTGGGATGGGCGTAGCGGATGCCGCGCTCGTCGGTCACCACCACGAAATCGACGTCGGTGCTCTTCCGGACGGCCTCCGCACCGGGCTGCAGCTCGCGGGTCGGGTCCCGGGAGGTGAGGGCGTCCGCGACGCCGGGGGAGTGGGCGAAGGTCTGGGCGACGGACAGGGACCGGCGGCGGGCCTCCCGCTCGCTGTCCCGGTCGGCCTGGAGCACCAGCGCGGTCGCCCCGGCGGCGACGATCAGCAGCGCCACCACCACCTGGAGGATCAGCGCCTGTCCGGCCACGCTGCGGATACCCAGCCCCGCCCGGCGGCGGCCGGTGCGGGCCCGTGGCTGCCGTCTGGTGGAGGCCGCGTTCTCCGGAGGCCGGGCTCGACCCATGAGTGCATATTCACACAAATCGGTTACGACCGCCGTCCCGCGGCGGGGCCCCGGCGCGCATCTTCACCCGCTCGGCCCCGCTGTGGCGGCAGCCGCCGGTGCGGTGTCCGGGCGGGTGCCGCGTGTGGGCCGGGCGTGCGCCGTGGCGGCTGTGCGCGGGGCCGGGTGTGCCCCGTGGCAGGTGTGCGCGGTGCCGTCCGTGCCGGCCGGGCCGTCCGGCGGGGTGGGCCCAGGGACGGGCCGCCGCGCGGGGAACGGCCGTCCGGCGCGGGGGCACCCCGTCCGGCGTGATGACGGGGCCGGCGGGTGACGGCCTCCGGCCTCCGGCCACCGGGTCCCGGGGACGGGGACCGGCGGCCGGAGGGTGCCGCGGGGCTCCGGGCCACCGGCCCGGGCGCCCGGAGGTCCTGCCGCCCGGCCGGCGCCCCGCCCGCCCCACCTCTCACCGTGCGGGCGGCGCCGGCCCGGGGCGGTGCCGTACGGGTCAGCCGGCCGCCGCGGCCTCCTTGGTGAACGCCTCGACGTACTCCGCCACCGCGTCGCACACCGCCGGCTGGTGGTCGTTGAGGTAGAAGTGGCCGCCGGTGAAGCTCGTGAAGTGGAATCCGCCGGTGGTGTGCTCCCGCCAGGCGGACGCCTCGTCCAGGGACACCCTGGGGTCGGACTCCCCGGTGAGCACGCCGATCGGGCAGCGCAGCAGCGGCTGCGGGGCCGGTACGTGCGTCTCCACCGCCTTGTAGTCGGCGCGCAGCGCCGGGAGGACCATCCGCACCAGCTCCTCGTCGTCCAGGATGCTGGCGGAGGTGCCGCTGAGCTGGCGGATCTCGGCGAGGAACCCGGCGTCGTCCCGGGTGTGGACGGTCTCCTCCCGGAACCGCGACGGCGCCCGGCGCCCGGAGGCGATCAGGCCCAGCGGACCGTCACCGGCGGTCCGTTCGAGCTGCCGCGCCACCTCGTAGGCGATGACCGCGCCCATGCTGTGGCCCAGCAGTACCAGCGGCCGGTCCGCCCAGCCCCGCAGCGCCTGGAAGACCTGCTCCGCGAGGTCGGGCAGATGGTCCAGGGCGGGCTCGTCCCGGCGGTCCTGCCGGCCGGGGTACTGCACGCTCAGCACATCGAGCCCGCCGGCCGCGAGCCGCGCCGAGAAGGGGAAGAAGAAGGGTGCCGAACCGCCCGCGTGCGGCAGGCACACCACCCGTACCCCGGCGTCGTCCACGGGGTGGAACCGCCTGACCCACAGGTCGTTCCGCTGCCCGTCACTCATCTGTCTCGCTCCTCACCGGAGATCCCCGGCATCACGGGACACCCCCGCCTCGCTACCCGGTCGCCGCGCGCGCGGCCCTGTGTATGGCGTCCCCATCCTAGGCAGGCGGGCGCCGGGGTCCGGCTCGTCCACGGCTCAACCGCCGGGCGGGGCCGCCCCGTTCAGCTCCTCGCGGATGCGCTCGCGCAGCGGACGCCGGCGCAGCGCGTCGAGCGCCTCGTCCACGAGCCGGGTCAGCGGGAAGGGGAGTTCGGCCTCGAACGCGGCGACGGCCGCGGTGGTGGCCGCCGCCTCGGCGTCCAGGGCCGGCAGCAGCCGTTCCGCGCGGGGGGTCAGCCGGACGATCCGCCGCCGCGCGTCCCGCCCCGGGGCCACCGTCACCAGTTCCGCCTTCACCAGCTCGGCCACCGTCTGGCTCGCGGCGGAGTGGGTGACCCCGATCGCCTCGGCGATCTCCCGGATGGAGGCCGCGCCGGAGGCGGCCAGGGTACGGATCACCGGGGTGAAACGGGGGCGGAAGCCGGGCAGGCCGATGTCCGCGTAAGCGGCCGTCACCTCGGCGTCCAGCAGCTCCAGCAGATGGCGCAGCCGGGTGCCCAGTACCTCGGTCCCGGCGGGTGTGGCATTCATGTGGGGTAATGTAACAGCGCTGTCGTATCCAGTGACGAGGGGTGGGACCGATGACAGACACCGGGGAGAGCGGCACGGCGGAGCTGTATCCGCCGATCGAGCCGTACGACCACGGGATGCTCGACGTGGGGGACGGCAACCGGATCTACTGGGAGGTCTGCGGCAACCCGCACGGCAAGCCGGCCCTCGTGGTCCACGGCGGGCCCGGGTCGGGCTGCTCGACAGGGGTGCGCCGCTACTTCGACCCCGACCGCTACCGGGTCGTCCTGTTCGACCAGCGCGGCTGCGGCCGGAGCACCCCGCACGCCGGCGACCCCGCCACCGACCTGCGGCACAACACCACCTGGCACCTGGTCGCCGACATGGAGGCGCTCCGCGAGCACCTGGGCATCGACCGCTGGCTGCTGTTCGGCGGCTCCTGGGGCTCCACGCTGCTGCTCGCCTACGCCGAGCGCCACCCGGAACGGGTCTCGGAGATCGTCGTCGGGGCCGTGACCACCACCCGCCGCTCGGAGATCGACTGGCTCTACCGGGGCGTCGGCCGGTTCTTCCCCGAAGCCTGGGAGAGGTTCCGCGCCGGGGTTCCGGAGGCGGACCGCGACGGCGACCTGATCGCCGCCTACGCCCGCCTCACCTCCGACCCCGACCCCCGGGTGCGGGCCCGGGCCACCGAGGACTGGTGCGCCTGGGAGGACACGGTGGTCTCCCTGGAGGACACCCCCGGGCCCGCCCCGTACAGCGGCCGGCCCTCGGCGGCCCGGCTGGCCCTGGTCCGCCTCGCCGCCCACTACTTCGCGCACGGCGCCTGGCTGGAGGAGGGGGCGCTGATCCGCGACGCCGGCCGGCTCGCGGGCATCCCCGGGGTGCTCATCCACGGCCGCCTGGACCTCGGCAGCCCGCCGCACACCGCCTATCAGCTCAGCCGGGCCTGGCCGGACGCCGAACTGACCGTGGTGGAGGACTCCGGGCACTTCGGCAGCGCGCGGATGCGCGCCCGGGAGCTGGCCGCCCTGGACCGCTTCGCCCGGCGCGGCTGAACCGGCGGGCGCCCCGGCCGCACCGTCCGGCGGACCGGGCGCGGCACACCCGCCGCGCCCGGCCACCCGGCCCCCGGACGCACCGGCCGCGCCCGGCCCCCGGCGCGGCGACCCCGGCCGCGGGGCCGGCGACACGGGCCGGGGCGCCCGTCCCTCCGGCGGCGCCGTCCGCACCGCCCGCCCGGCGCAACCCGGTGCGGCGAACCGGTCAACTTCGGCCGCCCGGGGTGGCCGGAGGGCCGGCACCGGGCATGGCGGGTGGCGTCACGCCGCAGCGGCGGGCAGAGCCACCACGAGGGAACAGCGATGACCGACGAATTCGTGCTGGACGTCAACAGAATCCGTGCCGAGGCCCGGCAGAAGATGGAGGCCGGGCCGGTCACCGACACCTACGGGACGGACCGGGAGCGGGTGATCGGCATCCTCAACGACGTGATCGCCACCGAGGTGGTCTGCTGGCTCCGGTACACCCGGCACGCCATCTCGGCGAGCGGCATCGACCGCGCCCAGGTCTCCGCCGAGTTCACCGAGCACGCCGCGGAGGAGATGCAGCACGCCGTCCGCGCCGCCGAACGCGTCTCCCAGCTCGGCGGCGACCCGGACTTCGACCCGGCCACCCTCACCCGGCGGGCGCACACCGACTACACCACGCCGCCCGACGGCGAGCTGAAGACCATGCTGGAGAACAACCTGCTCGCCGAGCGCATCGTGATCTCCACCTACCAGGAGATCATCCGCTGGCTCGGCGACAGCGACCCCACCACCCGCCGGCTGATGGAGTCCATCCTCGAAGAGGAGGAGGAACACGCCGACGACCTGGTGGACCTGCTCGGCGTCTGAACCCGGCCCGTCCGTCCGGGTCAGCCCGGGGCCCGTCCCAGGCGGTCCCTGGCCGTCCGGGCGGGCGGTGCCTCGCGCGGGGGTGGCGCGTCATGCAGGGTGCGCCGCCCCCCCGGATCCGGCGGCCCGGGACGGGCCGGGGAGCCGGGGCCGCCGGTGGGCCGGCGGGGGGACGACGGGCGGTGACCGGCGCCCCGCACCGCCCCCGGCGCCCCGCACCCCCCACCGTCCCGTCGCCGCCTCCCGCGGCCCGGGCCCCGCACCTCGCGCCCACCGCGTGCGGCGGCCTGCCGTGCCGGCGGCGGTCTGTCGTACCGGCGGGGAGCCTCTCGTGCCGGCCGGCCGTCACGGCTCGGCGCCGTACCAGACCGTGGTGGCGTTGCAGAACTCCCGGATGCCGTGGCCGGACAGCTCCCGGCCGTAGCCCGAGCGCTTCACCCCGCCGAACGGCAGCGCCGGGTGGGAGGCGGTCATCCCGTTGACGTACACGCCTCCGGCCTCGATGTCCCGGACGAACCGCCGCTGCTCCTCCTCGTCGCGGGTCCACAGGTTCGAACTCAGCCCGAAGGGGGTGTCGTTGGCGAGCGCCACCGCCTCGTCCAGGTCGTCCACCCGGTACAGCGACGCCACCGGGCCGAACGCCTCCTCCCGGTGGATCCGCATCCGCGGGGTCACCCCGGTCAGCACGGTCGGCTCGTAGAACCACCCCCGGTCCAGACCCTCCGGCCGCCGTCCGCCGCACAGCGCCGAGGCGCCCAGCCGCACCGCGTCGTCCACCAGCTCCTCCAGGTCGGCCCGGCCGCGTTCGCTGGACAGCGGACCGATGTCGGTGCCGTCCGCCATCGGGTCGCCGACCCGCAGCGCCGCCATGCCCTCGGTGAAGCGGGCGGCGAACTCGTCGTGGACGTCGCGGTGCACGATGAAGCGCTTGGCCGCGATGCAGGACTGACCGTTGTTCTGGGTCCGGGCGGTCACCGCGGTGCGGGCAGCCCGCGCCACATCGGCGGAGGGCAGCACCACGTACGGGTCGCTGCCGCCGAGCTCCAGCACCGTCTTCTTCACCTCGTCCCCGGCGACGGCGGCCACCGAGCGCCCGGCCGGTTCGCTGCCGGTAAGGGTGGCCGCGGCCACCCGGGGGTCCCGCAGGATGCCCTCGATCGCGCCGGAGCCGACCAGCAGCGTCTGGAAGCAGCCGCGCGGCCAGCCGGCCCGGCGGAACAGCTCCTCCAGGTACAGCGCGGTCCGCGGCACGTTGGAGGCGTGTTTGAGCAGCCCCACGTTGCCCGCCATCAGCGCGGGGGCGGCGAACCGCACGACCTGCCAGAGCGGGAAGTTCCAGGGCATCACCGCCAGCACCACGCCCAGCGGCCGGTACACCACCCGGGCCGCACGGGCGCCGGAGTCGCGCACGTCCGCCTCGGCGGGGTGCTCGTCGGCGAGCAGTTCCTCGGCGTGCCGCGCGTACCAGCGCATCGCCCGGGCGCACTTGGCCGCCTCCGCCCGCGCCGCCGCCAGCGGCTTGCCCATCTCGGTGGTCACGGTACGGGCGATCTCGTCGAGGTCCTCCTCCAGCAGCTCCGCGGCCCGCTCCATCAGCCGGGCCCGCTCGGCGAAACCGGTGCCGCGGCTCTTGCGGGCGGCCTCGTCCGCCGCGGCCAGGCGCACCTCGATCCCCTCGGGCCCCAGGGCCTCGAACGTCTGGAGCGTCTCACCGGTCGCGGGGTTCACCGTGGCGATGGGCATACCGGGTCCCTTTCTCGTCGGCGCTCTACCGACCTTCACCCCGCCCGGCCGGCCGCGCAACGCGAGCCCGCCCCGGCCCGTCCCGGAGCGGCGCGCCGGCCGGCACCGCGGGCACGCCGGCCCGCACGCGGACCCACGCCCCGGCCACCGGGCGCGCGGGGATCCGGCCGCGCGTACGGCCGCGGGGGCACCGGGGCGGAGCCGCGCCCGCGCACCGCCGCGCCGGACCCGACCGACGGGGACCCGACCCCCGGCCGACGGGGACCCCCGGTCCGACCGACGG
It contains:
- a CDS encoding SpoIIE family protein phosphatase, encoding MGRARPPENAASTRRQPRARTGRRRAGLGIRSVAGQALILQVVVALLIVAAGATALVLQADRDSEREARRRSLSVAQTFAHSPGVADALTSRDPTRELQPGAEAVRKSTDVDFVVVTDERGIRYAHPNPKLIGKRFVGDIDTPLSGQPVTEMVDSDIGRLLQATVPVENAEGEVVGLVSAGVLASSVGDVVHDQLPVLLGGAAIGLLLATGGIVLAARRLSRQTHGLGPAEMARMYEHYDAVLHAVREGVLIVGDRRLLLANDEARRLLELPADAEGRAVTDLGLHPRMTQMLVSGRVATDEVIAAGGRLLAVSNRPAQRAGGPVGVVATLRDTTELHELSGEAAMARDRLRLLYDSSVTIGTTLDVVRTARELAETTVPDLADFTTVDLVEGVPEGEEPVPGHPAGMRRIALHGIREDCPLYPEGEPIRFVTSTPQARGVAGARGVLAADLRTSPGWHAQDPERARAIVEYGIHSLIAVPLRSRNVVLGVVNFWRSERPEPFEEDDLSLAEEVAAHAAACIDNARRYTREHTMAETLQQSLLPSGLPEQNALDVAYRYLPAQAGVGGDWFDVIPLPGARAALVVGDVVGHGLHAAATMGRLRTAVHNFSALDMAPDELLGHLNDLALHIDHDEPGTGSDGLTGATCLYAIYDPVARVCTVARAGHPPPAVVDPDGSVRFAEVPAGPPLGLSGFPFESVELPLAAGSRLVLYTDGLVEQRGRDIDVGLDTLREVLARGEQDPEEICRQLLRALLPERPEDDIALLVARTRSVPADRIAEWAVPADPAAVAEVRTAVSGRLAAWGLAEEAFTTELILSELVTNAIRYGGSPIRARLILDRSLICEVADGSSTSPHLRRATTMDEGGRGLFLVAQLAERWGTRYTPTGKVIWTEQPLPAR
- a CDS encoding aldo/keto reductase, with product MTSTMPTITLNNGVRVPQLGFGVFQVPDDETATAVGRALEAGYRSIDTAAAYRNEKGVGDAIAASGLPREELFVTTKVWNDDQGYDATLAAFDASVRQLRLDYVDLYLIHWPVPARDRYLDTWRALERLLAEERVRAIGVSNFRPAHLRRVIEESGTVPAVNQIELHPRLQQSELRAVHAEHGIATEAWSPLAQGGVLTAPAVTRLAERYGRTPAQIVLRWHLQLGNIVIPKSVTPERIRENIDILGFTLGEQDLAEIAALDDGTRIGPDPDTFG
- the ligD gene encoding non-homologous end-joining DNA ligase; translation: MGEAVELRAGEHTVRLSNPDKVYFPESGYTKLDVARYFLAVAPGVTRALYDRPTTLERFPDGITGESFFQKRAPRNHPDWLRTATISFPSGRHADELCPTGVEAVIWAVNLGCLTFHPWPVRSGRLDHPDELRIDLDPQPGTGFAQAVRVAGELHGLLDELGLRGWPKTSGGRGLHVFVPIEPRWTFTEVRRAAITLGRELERRMPGEVTTAWWKEERGERIFVDYNQTARDRTIASAYSVRPRPHAPVSAPLRWPEVADADPADFDLATMPGRFAELGDVHADMADHAYALDGLLEKADRDERDHGLGDLPYPPDHPKMPGEPRRVQPSRARPAE
- a CDS encoding MarR family winged helix-turn-helix transcriptional regulator, with the translated sequence MNATPAGTEVLGTRLRHLLELLDAEVTAAYADIGLPGFRPRFTPVIRTLAASGAASIREIAEAIGVTHSAASQTVAELVKAELVTVAPGRDARRRIVRLTPRAERLLPALDAEAAATTAAVAAFEAELPFPLTRLVDEALDALRRRPLRERIREELNGAAPPGG
- a CDS encoding thioesterase II family protein produces the protein MSDGQRNDLWVRRFHPVDDAGVRVVCLPHAGGSAPFFFPFSARLAAGGLDVLSVQYPGRQDRRDEPALDHLPDLAEQVFQALRGWADRPLVLLGHSMGAVIAYEVARQLERTAGDGPLGLIASGRRAPSRFREETVHTRDDAGFLAEIRQLSGTSASILDDEELVRMVLPALRADYKAVETHVPAPQPLLRCPIGVLTGESDPRVSLDEASAWREHTTGGFHFTSFTGGHFYLNDHQPAVCDAVAEYVEAFTKEAAAAG